CGAAGTGCGCAGCACGAAGCCGGAAGCCGGACTTGTCACGGCGCAGTGCGCAGCACGAAGCCGGATTCCCGTTCCCGATTGGACGACAGTCACCGTCTCCGGGCCGGCTTCCCCCTGGCCCTCGGTTTCGCCTGGCGAGCGCCGCTGGCCTCGCCAGCCGGGACCAGCTCGATCCGCAGCTCTCCGGCGTCGGCACTGACCAGCTGCACCCGGATCCGGTCGCCGAGCCGCCACACCTGCCGGCCGCGCTCGCCGACCAGCCGGTGCCGCTCCTCCTCGAAGTGATAGAAGTCGTCGAGGAGCTCCGAGATGTGGACCAGGCCGTCGACCAGGAACTCGTCGATCTGGACGAACAGTCCGGCCTCGGTGACCCCGGAGACGGTCCCGTCGAAGCTCTCCCCGACCCGCCCCTCCAGGTAGTGGATCGTCTTCCACAGCACCGCCATCCGCTCCGCCGCTTCGGCCCGCCGCTCGGTGGCCGAGCAGCTCTCCCCGAGCCCGGCCAGCTCGAGTGAGATCCGCTCCCGCTCGGCGCCGGCCACCGCCCGGCCCTCCAATCTCAGCCGCCGCAGCATGCGGTGGACGACCAGATCCGGGTAGCGCCGGATCGGCGAGGTGAAGTGCAGGTAGGCGTCGGCCGCCAGCGCGTAGTGGCCGCGCGCGTCCGGGCTGTAAACCGCGCGCGCCATCGCCCGCAGCACCAGCATGGACACCAGCCGCTCCTCGGGCCGGCCGGCCACCGCGGCCAGCACTCTCTGGAGCTCGATCGGAGGCAGGTCCTCGTCGGTGCCCTCCATCCTCAGCCCGAGCTCGGCCAGGGTCACCCGCAGTGCCTTCACCCGGTCCGGGTCGGGGCGGTCGTGGACCCGGTGCAGCGCCGGCTGGTCGGCGTCGAGCAGCATCCGGGCGACGCAGCGGTTGGCGGCCACCATCAGCTCCTCGATCAGCCGGTGGGCCTGGTTACGGGCGCTCGGCCGCACCGCCGTCACCCGTCCATCGGGGTCGAGCAGGATCTCGGGCTCGGCGAGCTCGAAGTCGAGGCTGCCCTTCCGGTGACGTTCCCGACCCAGCCGATCCGCCGCCTCGGACAGCAGCTCGAGCGAGTCCGCGAACTCCCCACACTCCACCGGCCAGCGCTGGCGCGGCGAGGAGAGCCAGGAGAAGACCTCCGCGTAGGTGCAGCGCCTTCGTGAGCGGACCACCGACGGCGACGCCTCGGCGCGACGGATCGAGCCGTCGCGAGCCACCACGATGCGCACCGTGTAACCGAGCCGGTCCTCGCCCTCAGCGAGGGTGCAGAGGTCGCTCGAGACTCGCTCTGGAAGCATCGGCACGCAGCGGCCCGGCAGGTAGACCGAGGTGCCGCGCTCGCGCGCCTCCGCGTCGAGCTCGCTCCCCTTCCTCACGAAGTGCGACACGTCGGCGATGTGCACCTCGACCTCGATGTCGCCGCCCTTGCCCGGTGCCGCGTTCACCGCGTCGTCGAAGTCGCGCGCGTTCTCCGGGTCGATGGTGATCGCCGGCCGGTCGCGCAGGTCCCAGCGACCGGCCAGCTCCTCGCCGCCGATCTCGGCCGGCAGCCTCTCGGCCTCCTCGAGAGCTGCCTGGGCGAATTCGACCGGGATGCCGTGTGTGCGCAGCACCACCAGCTCCTCGATCCCGGGGTCACCAAGCCGGCCGAGGCGCTCGAGCAGGATGCCGCGAGCGCGCTGCCCGCGCGCCGACACCGACTCCACCGATGCCACCAGGTAGTCGCCGTGACGCGGCTCCTCGGGAAGGCGCGACGCGGTCGGCACCAGCACGAAGCGCAGCCGGCGGTCGACCGGCTTCAGACAGGGCCGGCCGCGGTCCGCGACCCAGCGCCCGACCACCTCCTCGAGCCGGCGCTCGACCACCCGGACCACCACGCCCTCGCGCAGCCCTTCGGCACGCGCCCGCCGCCGCGCCGACTCCAGCTGTACCAACACCCGGTCGCCGTCGAGCGCGCCGCGCAGGTGGTGGGCATCGATGCGGATCGGCTTGGCCCTCGCGTCCGCCTCGCGCACCAACGCGAAGCCCGCCGGCTGGCGCCGCAGCACGCCGGGAATCAGCTCCGACGCACCGGCCACCACGAAGCGCTGGCCGCGGCCCTCGACCACCCGGCCGTCGCGGGCCAGCTCGCGCAGGCTCTCGCGCAGCAGCTGCCGCGCCTCCGAGCGGCCGATGCCGAGCTCATCGACCACGGCGGCCACCAGCATCCGAAGCGTGATCCCACGCTGCCCCCGCTCCCGGATCAGCTTCAGAATGCTCCCCGGACCGGTGACGTCGAAGACTGTCTTGTCATCCATCGAGCTTCGACTATACGCCCCGGGGCTCCGAGCGAGCCGCTCCGTTCTCCCTGTCATCCCGAGCGGTTGTGGCGCCGGCATCCTGCCGGCGATCGCACCGCTCGTCGCGGCGCCCGGTCACGGCGAAGGCAACGGCGGCTCCTGGCACTCGCGGCACTCCTGCCGACGATCGAATCTCTGTACCCGGCGCGAACTGCTGCCATTGGAGACCGCAGCCCTCCTTCTGAGTGGTGAGGAGGCACAGTGAGCGCCGTGACATGCGATTCCTTCGTGATCACGACGGGCAAGGCTCGAGCGGAGTTCATGTGAGGACCTCCCGACAGGTTGACGTCACCCCCGCTGAGACGTATCTTGTGTGTGGAACTTGCTCCCCGTCGGACCAGCCGCAAGGCCTCCGGCGGGGTTTTGATCTTCAGAGGTCCCTTCATGCCGCCTGAGCCCCAGCTCAAGCGGACGGTCGCGTTCTTCGACGGCCAGAACCTCTTCCACGCCGCGCGCGAGGCGTTCGGCTACACCTACCCGAATTACGAACCTGCGACGCTCGCGAACACCGTCTGTTCGAACGCCGGCTGGAAGCTCTCCCAGGTCCGCTTCTACACAGGCATCCCGGACCCGGGCGTCGATCCATTCTGGCATGGCTTCTGGGTGCGCAAACTCGCGGTCCTCGGGACGCGCGGTGTCTGGACGTTTTCTCGGCTCCTGCATTACCGGAACGAGCGGCTGATTCTGCCCGACGGTTCAGAGACCACAGTGCCGGTCGGTCGAGAGAAGGGCGTGGACGTGCGACTTGCTCTCGACGTTGTTCGCCTGGCCCGCGCCGGAGAGCTCGACGTGGCGCTGCTCTTCAGTCAGGACCAAGACTTGTCCGAGGTGGCGGACGAGGTGCGAGCGATCTCTCGTTCAGAAGATCGCTGGATCAAGACCGCCTGCGCTTTCCCCGTGAGCCCGACCGCCCAAAACCGACGGGGCATCAATGGGGCCGAGTGGCTGCGAATGGACAAAGGTCTCTATGACGATTGCCTCGACCTGGCCGATTATCGAAAGCAGGCAAGAAGGTGAGTTGTCACGCCGGCATCCTGCCGGCGACCGCCTGTCCGCCTGTCATCCCGCACGAGGCCCCATCCCTCCCTGTCATCCCGAGCGAGGCCCGAAGGGCCGAGTCGAGGGATCTCCTCCGGCCGACCCTGCGCCCCTCGTCCCCACGTCACTCCCCGCCGGCACGGCTCGCCCGTCTCGCCAGATGCTCTGATAACGTTTTGACGTTATGACGTCAGAGCACTAAGGTACTACCATGAGCGAATCACGCCGCGCAACCGTTTACCTCGACCCGGAGATCCACCGGGCCCTGAAGCTCAAGGCTGCCGTCTCCGACCGCTCGATCTCGGAGATGGTGAATGAGGCCGTACGGCTCTCCCTGGCCGAGGACGCCGAGGACCTCGCAGCTTTCGAGGACCGCGTCGCCGAGCCGGACGTCGACTTCGACTCCTTCGTCAAATCGCTGAGGCGCCGTGGCCGGATATAGCATCCGGATCAAGCCCTCAGCGGCGAAGGAGGTCGACGCGATCGAGCCCAGGAAGCTGCGCCGGCAGATCGTCGAGCGCATTCGCGAGCTCGCGACCGACCCGAGGCCGAAAGGCTGCGAGAGGCTTGCCGGCGGCTCCGGCCGCTACCGCATCCGCCAGGGGCCCTACCGGATCGTGTACT
The sequence above is drawn from the Thermoanaerobaculales bacterium genome and encodes:
- a CDS encoding type II toxin-antitoxin system RelE/ParE family toxin, which produces MAGYSIRIKPSAAKEVDAIEPRKLRRQIVERIRELATDPRPKGCERLAGGSGRYRIRQGPYRIVYSIADDERAVVIFKVAHRKDVYR
- the rnr gene encoding ribonuclease R, with translation MDDKTVFDVTGPGSILKLIRERGQRGITLRMLVAAVVDELGIGRSEARQLLRESLRELARDGRVVEGRGQRFVVAGASELIPGVLRRQPAGFALVREADARAKPIRIDAHHLRGALDGDRVLVQLESARRRARAEGLREGVVVRVVERRLEEVVGRWVADRGRPCLKPVDRRLRFVLVPTASRLPEEPRHGDYLVASVESVSARGQRARGILLERLGRLGDPGIEELVVLRTHGIPVEFAQAALEEAERLPAEIGGEELAGRWDLRDRPAITIDPENARDFDDAVNAAPGKGGDIEVEVHIADVSHFVRKGSELDAEARERGTSVYLPGRCVPMLPERVSSDLCTLAEGEDRLGYTVRIVVARDGSIRRAEASPSVVRSRRRCTYAEVFSWLSSPRQRWPVECGEFADSLELLSEAADRLGRERHRKGSLDFELAEPEILLDPDGRVTAVRPSARNQAHRLIEELMVAANRCVARMLLDADQPALHRVHDRPDPDRVKALRVTLAELGLRMEGTDEDLPPIELQRVLAAVAGRPEERLVSMLVLRAMARAVYSPDARGHYALAADAYLHFTSPIRRYPDLVVHRMLRRLRLEGRAVAGAERERISLELAGLGESCSATERRAEAAERMAVLWKTIHYLEGRVGESFDGTVSGVTEAGLFVQIDEFLVDGLVHISELLDDFYHFEEERHRLVGERGRQVWRLGDRIRVQLVSADAGELRIELVPAGEASGARQAKPRARGKPARRR
- a CDS encoding NYN domain-containing protein — protein: MPPEPQLKRTVAFFDGQNLFHAAREAFGYTYPNYEPATLANTVCSNAGWKLSQVRFYTGIPDPGVDPFWHGFWVRKLAVLGTRGVWTFSRLLHYRNERLILPDGSETTVPVGREKGVDVRLALDVVRLARAGELDVALLFSQDQDLSEVADEVRAISRSEDRWIKTACAFPVSPTAQNRRGINGAEWLRMDKGLYDDCLDLADYRKQARR